The Microcystis panniformis FACHB-1757 region TGCTTGAAATGTTTGGTCGCTAAATAATATAGATTTTTAAGATTTACTCAATCTTGCTGATACTTTCATGACTTTAGAGATTTACAAACTTAGCTGGAGAATTTTTTATGGATTGGGGAAATGCTTTGAGAAATGTTTACGATGGGATCGTAAAAGCTGTCTCTGTTGGGTTTTCATTGATGGCGATTTATTTGGGATTTTGGGGATTTTTTGCACAAGATGCTGGAGCAATATCCCTACTATTTATAGTAGGTACTAGCTTGACTATTCTAAGTTATGCTATAACACCTGTACTAGGCTTAAGTTTAGATATATCTGCAATTTTAACTGATTTATTACTTGTTATAGTATCATATTTTGTGGCACATCTTTTTTTATCTGGTGCTTCTTCATATTTCGGAGTTCCCTATTCACCATTTCTTGTTAATATAATGTTTTTTGGAGCTATCGTTATGGTTAATCTTCGCCGAATAGCGGAGGTAACTTGTTTACCACAACTTGCACAAATATTCAGTTTTTCTATTAATCATTGCCTACGCTAATTTTTTTAAATGACGAATATTTATATATTCTAATGATAACAAAAGCTCCATATTTAAGGCTTTAACTAAAGATTACTTTGTTATAAACATCTGCCATCTCTACCTCAATCCTCAAAGATTTTAAAGGAACAATAATGTTAGTTTCATAAGCGGTAAAAAAACAGCGATCTCGCAGAGATCCGCTTTGCGGTGCGCCTTCTTCTTGAAAATGTTCAATATAACATCGCCAATTGAAGTCTGAATTGGCAGTTATAGTCATTTCAATTAAGATTGAGAATATCAATGCTAGAGTTAATCAGGGTTTCATCGGTCTAGAGCGTATCAGACTTATCTGAAATGACTATATCAGTTTACTGTCTTCCCACTCCCCAATTCATAATTCATAATTCCCCAAACCCTCACCGCTCAAGGAATTAGAAGTTTCACAGCATAATTAGGAGAGATACCTTGACTTTTGCGGCGGCTTGGGTTATGATTTTCTTACAATGGGACTTTTGTGTTTAAGTTCAAGTGCTAAGATTTCCATTATTACTAAACTCTTTTAAAAATATTGTCCCAAAATCTGCCAAAAAAAGCAAGCAAAATTTTGCCGTCAATTGTTAAGTTTTGTTAAGAAAAATAGCAAGAGCGGCAAGGAATAGAAATTCCTTACCGTTGACTTTGGCCGGACTCACCACTTCTTATAGGGTAAAAACTTACCCGACATAGTAATTTTAACGCGATCGCCTTTAGGGTCTTCCTCCTTATCCACGTCGAGGGTAAAATCGATCGCACTCATAATACCATCGCCGAATTTTTCATGAATCACCGATTTTAGTGGCATTCCATACACCTGCATGATCTCGTAGAAACGATAAATCAGGGGGTCGGTGGGGACAACAGGACCCAATCCCTTGACAGGATACTCGGTTAAGGATGCGACGATTTCGGTTCCCAGTCCCAAAGCTGCCACAATTTTCGT contains the following coding sequences:
- the cynS gene encoding cyanase, whose protein sequence is MIPEITAKLLEAKKEKGLSFADLEAILGRDEVWIAAVFYRQASASLEEATKIVAALGLGTEIVASLTEYPVKGLGPVVPTDPLIYRFYEIMQVYGMPLKSVIHEKFGDGIMSAIDFTLDVDKEEDPKGDRVKITMSGKFLPYKKW